From a single Brassica rapa cultivar Chiifu-401-42 chromosome A01, CAAS_Brap_v3.01, whole genome shotgun sequence genomic region:
- the LOC103860381 gene encoding ycf49-like protein, with protein sequence MAIASTSTLIFSCAKPDLRPIPSHFRSSSPPLTSQFRIPSLTHDPLSLSGLIGTGLVAATFLAGGPDSTALAAVDSLQLSEPANALSLPTWAVHVSSVVEWITAMALVWKYGERKGYESWKGLSWGMVPLLGGALCACTWHFFYNAESLEVLVALQGALTVIGNITLCIAAFRINKSASKMETSEEP encoded by the exons ATGGCGATTGCTTCAACCTCCACTCTTATCTTCTCCTGCGCCAAACCCGATCTCCGCCCAATCCCCTCCCATTTtcgttcttcttctcctcctcttaCAAGTCAGTTCCGTATCCCTAGCCTAACCCATGACCCGCTTTCTCTGTCGGGTCTTATCGGAACCGGTTTGGTGGCTGCAACGTTCTTGGCGGGAGGACCAGATAGTACTGCTTTGGCGGCGGTTGATTCTCTTCAGCTAAGCGAACCGGCGAATGCGTTGTCTTTACCCACTTGGGCTGTTCATGTTTCCAGCGTTGTCGAATG GATTACGGCGATGGCGTTGGTATGGAAATATGGAGAAAGAAAGGGTTACGAGTCATGGAAAGGTCTCTCATGGGGAATG GTGCCTTTGCTTGGTGGAGCTCTTTGCGCATGCACATGGCATTTCTTTTACAATGCTGAATCTCTTGAG GTGTTGGTCGCGCTTCAGGGAGCACTAACTGTGATTGGTAATATTACTTTGTGCATCGCTGCTTTTCGAATCAACAAGTCTGCATCCAAAATGGAAACCTCTGAAGAGCCGTGA
- the LOC103860389 gene encoding uncharacterized protein LOC103860389, with amino-acid sequence MTCPEDEKAVLLLPTRLQADDKDVEKGAYVKLSEGHESSSSSSGQEEKEEEEVKEAATSPFWFWAKLALLFSFLASLAFVSYRWLGPLIMDKELIPIIKWEIRTFTHPVCGLLVFASVAVFPTILLPSTPSMWIAGMTFGYGYGFLLIISAASVGVSLPYFIGHLFRHKIQGWLERYPDQAVVLRAAGEGNWFHQFRAVTLIRISPFPYILYNYCSVATRVKYCPYITGSLLGMVPEIFVAIYTGNLVKTLAEASSADKHGLSVTQIILNILGFLGTVATTVLITKYAKRQLETMKKEEEALLQ; translated from the exons ATGACGTGTCCGGAAGACGAAAAGGCGGTTCTTTTGCTGCCGACGAGACTTCAAGCCGATGACAAAGACGTCGAGAAAGGGGCTTATGTGAAACTGAGTGAGGGTCacgaatcatcatcatcatcatcagggcaggaagagaaagaagaagaagaagtaaaggAGGCTGCTACGTCGCCGTTTTGGTTCTGGGCCAAGCTTGCTCTTTTATTCTCTTTCCTTGCTTCCTTGGCCTTCGTTTCTTACAGATGGCTCGGTCCTTTAATCATGGACAAG GAGCTTATCCCAATTATAAAATGGGAGATAAGGACTTTCACACATCCAGTGTGCGGTCTTCTTGTCTTTGCATCCGTGGCTGTGTTCCCGACTATACTTCTTCCCTCTACTCCCTCCATGTGGATCGCTGGGATGACCTTTGGTTACGGCTACGGCTTTCTTCTCATTATTTCAGCTGCATCCGTTGGTGTCTCGCTTCCTTACTTCATTGGACACCTCTTCCGCCACAAAATTCAA GGATGGTTGGAAAGATATCCTGATCAAGCAGTGGTGCTAAGAGCTGCGGGTGAAGGGAACTGGTTTCACCAGTTTCGAGCAGTGACTTTAATCCGGATCTCTCCGTTTCCTTACATTCTTTATAACTACTGTTCTGTTGCAACTCGTGTTAAGTACTGTCCTTACATCACTGGATCTCTCTTGGGCATGGTCCCTGAGATCTTTGTTGCTATCTATAC AGGGAATCTTGTAAAGACATTAGCAGAAGCATCTTCTGCAGATAAACACGGGCTCTCAGTTACACAGATTATTCTCAACATTCTCGGCTTTTTAGGAACTGTGGCTACAACGGTTCTCATCACAAAGTATGCGAAAAGACAGCTGGAGACCATGAAGAAAGAGGAAGAAGCATTGTTGCAATAA
- the LOC103860371 gene encoding AT-hook motif nuclear-localized protein 24, whose amino-acid sequence MDPVQSHGSQSSLPPTFHSRDFQLHLQQQQQQQEFFLHHHQQQRNQPDQDDHQGGGRLNRQIKMDREETSDNMDNMANNSGSEGKDMNLGEGGSGGGSGGDQMTRRPRGRPAGSKNKPKPPIIITRDSANALRTHVMEIGDGCDLVESVATFARRRQRGVCVMSGTGNVMNVTIRQPGSPSPGSVVSLHGRFEILSLSGSFLPPPAPPNATGLSVYLAGGQGQVVGGSVVGPLLCAGPVVVMAASFSNAAYERLPLEEDEMQTPVHGGGGGGGSMEPPPMMGGPMPHQQQAMSAHQGLPPNLLGPTHQGLPQHDNQSYWSTGRPPY is encoded by the coding sequence ATGGATCCAGTGCAATCTCATGGATCACAAAGCTCACTCCCTCCTACTTTCCACTCAAGAGACTTCCAGTTACAtcttcaacaacagcaacagcAACAAGAGTTCTTCCTCCATCACCACCAGCAACAAAGAAACCAACCCGACCAAGATGATCACCAAGGAGGAGGACGACTAAACAGGCAAATCAAGATGGATCGTGAAGAGACAAGCGACAACATGGACAACATGGCTAACAACAGTGGTAGCGAAGGTAAGGACATGAACTTAGGAGAAGGAGGAAGCGGCGGTGGCTCAGGAGGAGATCAGATGACGAGGAGACCAAGAGGAAGACCAGCTGGATCCAAGAACAAACCAAAACCACCGATTATCATCACGCGGGACAGCGCAAACGCGCTTCGTACCCACGTGATGGAGATCGGTGACGGCTGCGATCTAGTCGAGAGCGTGGCGACTTTCGCACGGAGACGCCAGCGCGGCGTTTGCGTTATGAGCGGTACTGGAAACGTCATGAACGTCACCATACGTCAGCCTGGATCCCCATCTCCTGGCTCAGTCGTTAGCCTTCACGGAAGGTTCGAGATTCTTTCTCTCTCTGGCTCTTTCCTCCCTCCTCCGGCTCCTCCTAATGCCACCGGATTGAGCGTTTACCTCGCTGGAGGACAAGGACAGGTTGTTGGAGGAAGCGTGGTCGGTCCTTTGCTATGTGCTGGTCCTGTGGTGGTTATGGCCGCGTCTTTTAGTAATGCGGCGTACGAGAGACTCCCGTTAGAGGAAGATGAGATGCAAACACCGGTtcacggaggaggaggaggaggaggatcaaTGGAGCCACCGCCGATGATGGGAGGACCAATGCCACATCAGCAACAAGCTATGTCGGCTCATCAAGGGTTACCACCTAATCTTCTTGGTCCGACTCATCAAGGATTACCACAACATGATAATCAGTCTTATTGGTCAACGGGACGACCACCCTATTAA